A segment of the Populus alba chromosome 9, ASM523922v2, whole genome shotgun sequence genome:
CAAGTAATGTCATCTCCGGatgttaaaacaatattttggagAATGAAGACTTTAAAGTAACAGATGTTAGAACAAGCACTTCAATTATCTAACTATGCAGAAACCCTTATTCACTAATGGTACAGAATCTCTCAATCTCTCCATTGCAGTAACAAATACGTGAATATCATTCTTTCGCCTGCTTCAAATGGCAGCATATAATTTTCAACAATTAAATATCATGTCATGTGCAAGGCTTGTGGCATTGgcagcaaaaattaaaaagtttcttTAAGATAAACAAGATCTATTCATTGAAGTGCCAACTTCGCATTTACATGGTAATTTAATCCATCATTAGGGGCATTCAACTAAGTGGAGAGCTGCAAAACAAGATAAGCATCATATTACTTTCATGTGGACAGTGGTTCTTACCAACAACATGTAGCAAGACCAGctcctgaaattaaaaaatgaaaaaataacacgGAAATAACTACAAAAACTGCATGTCCGGCACTGTGGTCATACctgaaatgaaaagaagagaCCAACAGAGATTTAAACTAGAGGGAACAGTCAAAGAACTCGTTTAATACagcaatagaaagaaaaatagtcTAACAgtaaaaaagggataaaaaaacaaaatgcactTAAAGGTTTGGCCATGACATAGCTAGCTTTGAAGAAGTTAGACATACAAAATGCAGCCTAATCATGCATATGCACCATTACTAGGCTTGGAAGCACTGACTCGTCATGCATACTCGTAATTAACAACTGcaagtttaaatttaaactcattcaattatcatgaaaaaatagaCAAGAATGTGAAAATTATTCATTATTCCTATCATCGCTATGACAGTCAATCTTGGGAGGTTGTTAAAGGCAGGAAACTTACGCAGCACAATAAGCCATAGCTGCAACTACCAAAAGGAGGCTGCAGATTACAACAAAAGCAGGGTCGTCACGTGCCCATTGATTCTTAGTTTCTGAAACCaataaaagcaaattaaaagtttttgcATGTGATTTTCTATAGAAAATTCCATAGCTCTAGACCTCCAATGAGTGCATGGGTAAAATTCAAACCATAAACATGATCAAATATACAATCCAAGCCTGGCAATATTGCATTTGAAGCAGTTGGtgcttaaaaaacaaccactggTTTTCAATCAAAACAGAGATCGTATACTATTAAGACTATGAATTAAGAACTAAcatataactaaaaataaaaacatttaaagaaaaaacaataagatttattgatttcaaaataaCCACTTAGCACAGCAAGATACAATTTATCTTCATCAACCATCGgatgaaaaaatacaatattcttCAGTTGGAGATGAACTTACGTTTGTGATACTTGGTGTGCTGATAGCTGCATCCATTGTATAATGTAAAGTCAACATGCAAAATGTAATAACTCAATTAGAAACTTGCCAACTAGAAAGTAAACGAAACAATTATACACAATTGATCCAAACTCTGAACCAGCATTGTAAGTAAAGTTTTCCCCTTCTACATGCGGGTTGtgcagaaaattaaaaaagagaggcaGTAGAACAGTCTCAATGCTGCATACTCTTACCGATGCAACACTCATCTTGCCAATTATACACCGATAAAAGATAACATAATAGCAATAGCAAGGACAATGACAATGACGAGGAATGTTCAAGTGAAATAATTCTTACACGACTTTTGGTGAGGTGCACAAGTGAAGCATTTGCCAGAAAGTGTATTCAACATCCATTTGTTGCCACTGCAAAAACACAAGGGTTTGTAAATGCCGCAGCAACCCACACTTAATTTTAGGCACCATCGAAGAAAATATCAACATCAATAGTCTAGGATAGATGCACGCATTTCTCTCTAACATTGATGAGCACCATAAACTAAAGAATGAATCCTCCTAAACTCGCAATTAGATATTAAAACTTGCCcctcaaaaaaatgaaaaataattaattcatatcaACAAGTGCCAAGTATGGTTTAAGGCTTGTGAATGAAGCAAACGTCATTGCATCCGATTTTAATCACAAACGGAAATGACACATTCCAGGGGTAATTACAATTTGTGAAAGAAGTTAATAAATTCAACGGTgagattgaaaatattaatggatggatggagaaaaaatgaaaacgaGCGAAGAGAAAGGTTAAGATGGAAGTGAGATctagagagaggagaggagaggaccTTGATGATTCGACGGAGGTACTGAGGGAAAGTGGAGGAGTTAGCCCGATAAGTGGAGGACGATGATGCACGCCCTCTCGATGTTGTAGGCAACATCTTTTTTACCGTTTAATATGTTTGATGATTTGCTTCTTCTTGGTGATTTCaggtcaggttttttttttttttcgcctGCTTGATTGGAGATCTGCGCAGAACTTCTCACAGCTTTCTGTTGAGATGGTGAGAAGAAGAAACGTAAAAACGACGACGGCTCCGCTTTCTGCAGGtagccttctctctctctcgccaAAAGGAGATGGTGGGAACTGGGCCAAGGTTTTAACTCTTGACGAGGTTTTTACACTGGGCTTTGGCTCTAAGCTTCGGAGAAATGTTTGTGGCTTTTTTTCGGCCTTTTCGGAGATTCACCTCATAATTAGCAGATTTTAAAAAGGTTGCTAGGTGGATGGGATAATCAAGaggattatttttaagaatcggtgatatttttaaattaataattacataTCATTTGAGATTAAATTTCCTTCTCAGAAGATTTCAGAGTACACTTCATACatttgaaaaaatgaatttactTGGATGCAAATTCCAATATTTAAACTCCaaatattgataaataaataaaaatccccTTGACTCCAGGTAGGGTTTAAACTTAACATTCACTCCACTCATTTTTGCTTTGCAAGATTACTATGATTCTATTTAAGCCAAGTCCATTGGTAATACCAACTTTATGATGAGAGGGACGCTTTGCCAAAGGTTATGATGCGCTcgaaactcaattttaaatgtagtttagcatgttttttattagatttttttagcatgttttttatagaatttttttaaaataaataaagtaattttatttaagcATCGATGTTTATTTGAGGATACAAAAAATTTGGAGTGTAATTCCAGGAATTTAGGCcattaaatataattgaagACCTATGAAAGCAATGTGTTACAATATTGTTGGCATTTCTTGTAGATGGAAGTATAGCCTGACAATCTTTGACAACTATAACATACTTTGTTTGACTGGTACAGACAACAACACGCAATCATCAACTAAGTATGGAGCATCTGGTTccaatataatatttatgtaatccAATCCAAGTAGTTGTTCAAGAACTCCACTAAATAATTTTGTATTCAATCaaacagtaaaaaataattatgctaGGCGCCGGGGGGGGGGGTGAATGTATGTTCTTCTGGAAAAATATACACGAAACAATCAATATCCAACCGTCACATTGAATTCATAAATTTGCGGTGAAAGCATGCCCGTAAATTGTGAAGAATCTAtctctctctattttctctGAAAATATTCAAGGCCATGGGCCAATAAATACTGCTACAGCCACGCAGCAGAACTAAGCAATATTCTGGGCACATTAGACGGGACGAAGAACAGGAATTTATCCTGGCCAATTAGCTGTGTTTCTGGTACAATGTCACCGACCGCCATATCAACACTATCCTGACAATCAACATTACTATCCAAAATTGTACAGCCGCATAGTACCCAAACGTACCAGGATGCTCCGCTTGCCAGAAgttttctacctttttttttaaattaaaagaaaacaatgggTTTAAAAAATCACTGTTTTTTTCCTGTAAGTTTTCTAGGAGAAATTTCTGAGGCATGTATTTTATCCAGCTGtttaaattcaaaaccagtGATATCTTAATCAGCAGGACCAGCATACCAGAAGGGCAGTATTTTTGTACATCTTTGAAATTCAAGACTATTGCGAGCTCAGAAGCAGAAAAAAGAAGATGctaaataagaaacaaataaattaatttccagTAATTAAATCATCAGTGATTTTTGGCTTTCACCAAATGAGTAAAACCACTGCTGTGATCTAAACCTTTCTTTCCCTAAatctagattattattttttaatttatcacacCCGACGAAACAAAACCAGAAACCAAACAGCTTCTTTCATACCCTCTTGTCATACCTCAAACCTTCCTAACCTCTCAACACACGTCTGGTCGGTCCATCCAATCTCTAATCTTCTCACTTAACAACCCATTTGCTAACTAATCCTATAATTAATCTTATTTCCATTAATATTCCTAATTAGCCACTACTTTTCTTCCCAATCCCAACCATATAGATGCTCACTTCCTTTCTAATCATCTCCTGCATAACTGCTAACAACTCCGGCACAAACGTCGTCGTTTTCTCAACATCTCCGGTTAACAATTCTTTAGTGCCAACCCCATCTCTCCTCAACTGTCCAGACTCCATCCCCAGAGTAGACAACGTAAGTTCAGTCGAAACGCCGTCGTCGTTGCTAATTCCAGTTTCTACAACTGGCATGTTTTCGCTTGCCAGCATAGATGAAGTCACCGGTAACCCAGCATCACTGACGTCAGATCCCGAAGGAGTACTGGCCCTCTTGTGAACCGAAGACGACGACCTCGTTTTAGCAGATTTCTCCTTCACTCCATCTTCATTAACCGTTCCATCATTCTCAATCAAGTCCGCGTATTTCCTCTTTAACGTGGAGTTCCAATGATTTTTGATTGCGTTGTCCGTACGTCCATCGAGGAGTCTTGCTATGGTAGCCCATTTATTACCATACTTGGCATGAGCATTGATGATGATCTCATCTTCTTCGCGTGTAAACGCTCTGTGCTCCACTTCCGGTGACAGCTGATTACACCATCGTAACCTGCAGGATTTCCCGGATCGGCCCAGTACTGCTCTTGCTATCATCGTCCAGTTACGCGGCCCATGTTTTATCACCAAATGCTTCAGCAGATCGTCTTCTTCCGGGCTCCATGGTCCCTTAACCCGATTATTATCCATCAAAAACCCTAAAGGAGATGAGACGATGGTTTTAAAATAGAGAGGTTCTCTGTATTGAATAGGAGGGGGGCGGAGGAAGCGGGACTTTATAAGGGATGGATTAGGAGGAGTGATTAAACCGGTTAGGGGAAATACGTGGATATAGAGAAAGCGGATACTGGTATTTTTCAGTTACCGGTTTTAATTATACAACTGTATAACTGCCACGTAGGTCCTCGGATTACTGAGAATCTAACAGGATAAACTCGGCGGGTTTGGGAATTTGAAGGATTTTTCTTGCGGTAGTTACCATAACTGATAAAtctcattaataaaattaaagggtgTTTATGATACTTGtcatttaaagtgttttttttaatataaaataaataaagaaactaTTAGTCATTTATTTCATTCCATGGTAATATTTGTTTGAATATGGTAACCAAAATCtagtttaaaattgaattatataacaaaaaaagacaacagtggcatataaaataatatttcattttagtaaatatatttaaaaaaattgtagatcaaaataaagaatgagaatattttttagagcaatcctttttttttattttgagagaaACTACAACTTTTAATTTGCCTCTTGGAAGAACAAATTTAATCATCtagaataataaatatataaaaactacaagagaaagaaattaaaataaacttgaaatataatatttctgattttttactttcattCTGTAATTTTTACTTTGCAAAGTGAGCTTCTAATACATgcttgtatttttaattgagataaTTGAAAAGTAagctttttgtttaattatttttataacataactgagtttttaatctattttcttgttaacttgtattttaatctaaattaattgagCATGAAATATATCAATCATATACAAATTATGtgacaagtaaaaaaattatttaagaaaaatcacatgagaccatatttttccATGTATGGAAACCTTTTTCCTTCTTGTTCCTTCTATTTTCCTTATCCCTCCttgtttgttatatttttctttttaatattgatggatacaaataaaatgaactcaaaaaaatttcaaaacataccaaaaaattcCCCCAAAATAAACCCCATGAGAACACCTCTCAGGCTTGAGTTTAGTATATATCCTGAGCCTAAAGTACAACACGGAGCTCAAAGAGATTGGGCTTGGGCACACGCCCAACATTGGTGTGACATGTACAACACCCTTGTTGTTGGCCTGCACCCTTATGGGCTAGGGTTTCCAAGCTTGAGCCTAATGTGCTCGAACTTGAGAGCGCATCCCGAGCCCAACATGTTTGGGATCAACCAGCGCGTCTGAACCCATTTTCACCCCCTCGTGTACCTGAGCTGCCACTCTTAATCCCGACATGTTTAGGTCCAGGCAACGTACTTGGATCTACTTTCACC
Coding sequences within it:
- the LOC118059170 gene encoding transcription factor MYB73: MDNNRVKGPWSPEEDDLLKHLVIKHGPRNWTMIARAVLGRSGKSCRLRWCNQLSPEVEHRAFTREEDEIIINAHAKYGNKWATIARLLDGRTDNAIKNHWNSTLKRKYADLIENDGTVNEDGVKEKSAKTRSSSSVHKRASTPSGSDVSDAGLPVTSSMLASENMPVVETGISNDDGVSTELTLSTLGMESGQLRRDGVGTKELLTGDVEKTTTFVPELLAVMQEMIRKEVSIYMVGIGKKSSG